One Nitrospirota bacterium DNA segment encodes these proteins:
- the gltX gene encoding glutamate--tRNA ligase — translation MSDTVRVRFAPSPTGFLHIGGVRTALFNWLFARHSKGVFILRIEDTDQTRSTDESIQAIIQGMEWLGLDWDEGPYRQTDRMHIYKEHIERLLKEDKAYHCYCTSEELEERRKQALAEKRIPKYDGRCREIKDPVPGRPSAIRFKVPLHGETVVDDHVKGRIVFDNAQLDDLIIMRSDGWPTYNFCVVVDDASMNITHVIRGDDHLNNTPRQIQLYKAFGFKTPEFAHLPMILGHDKTRLSKRHGATSVTAYRDMGYLPEALVNYLARLGWSFKDQEVFSIEELVEHFTLEHVGRSAAVFNPEKLIWLNSHYITSMDHKEIIRRLRPYLINDGLIKEDTVVDEVWMGKVIASLKERCRTLVEFSSAASYFFSDDVEVDPEAAKKFLIPGNRGVLEDVLSGMETIPSLSETDIDALFKEIMSNKEIKMGQVAQPVRVALTGRTVSPGIFEVIEILGKNKVLRRLRSALNNIS, via the coding sequence ATGTCTGATACCGTCCGCGTAAGATTTGCACCGAGTCCTACGGGCTTCCTCCACATAGGCGGAGTCAGGACAGCGCTATTTAACTGGCTATTCGCCCGTCACAGCAAAGGTGTCTTCATCCTGCGAATAGAAGATACAGACCAGACCCGTTCGACTGATGAGTCTATACAGGCAATCATCCAGGGCATGGAGTGGCTCGGACTTGACTGGGATGAGGGCCCGTACCGTCAAACCGATAGGATGCATATCTACAAAGAGCATATTGAAAGGCTCCTTAAGGAAGATAAGGCATATCATTGCTATTGCACCTCTGAAGAGCTTGAGGAACGGAGAAAGCAGGCGCTTGCTGAAAAGCGCATACCCAAATATGACGGCAGGTGCAGGGAGATTAAAGACCCTGTCCCCGGAAGACCATCTGCAATCCGCTTCAAGGTGCCTCTGCATGGGGAGACAGTTGTTGATGACCATGTTAAGGGCAGGATCGTCTTTGACAATGCACAGCTTGACGATCTTATTATTATGAGGTCTGACGGCTGGCCTACATACAACTTCTGTGTTGTAGTAGATGATGCAAGTATGAATATTACACATGTGATAAGGGGTGACGATCATCTTAACAACACCCCGCGCCAGATTCAGTTATATAAGGCATTTGGATTTAAGACGCCTGAATTCGCTCACCTCCCTATGATACTTGGCCATGACAAGACGAGGCTGTCAAAAAGGCATGGCGCAACATCTGTGACAGCATACAGAGACATGGGCTATCTTCCGGAGGCCCTTGTAAATTACCTTGCGCGCCTTGGCTGGTCATTCAAGGACCAGGAGGTATTCAGCATTGAAGAGCTTGTAGAACATTTCACACTGGAACATGTTGGCAGGTCAGCCGCTGTGTTCAATCCTGAGAAACTGATATGGCTTAACAGCCACTACATAACGAGCATGGATCATAAGGAAATTATCCGCCGCCTGAGACCTTATCTCATAAACGATGGTCTGATCAAAGAGGATACAGTCGTTGACGAGGTATGGATGGGGAAGGTCATTGCCTCACTGAAAGAGCGATGCCGCACACTCGTAGAGTTCTCGAGCGCCGCCAGCTACTTCTTCTCCGATGATGTGGAGGTAGACCCGGAGGCAGCAAAGAAGTTCCTGATACCTGGAAACAGGGGAGTCCTCGAAGACGTATTAAGCGGCATGGAAACGATTCCGTCTCTTTCTGAAACAGACATAGACGCCCTTTTCAAAGAAATAATGTCTAACAAAGAGATTAAGATGGGACAGGTTGCACAGCCCGTCCGAGTTGCCCTTACAGGCAGGACAGTAAGTCCGGGTATATTTGAAGTTATAGAAATACTTGGCAAAAACAAGGTTTTAAGACGCCTCAGATCAGCGTTAAATAATATTTCTTAG
- the pal gene encoding peptidoglycan-associated lipoprotein Pal, giving the protein MITKKMSVALPVILVTALIFTNGCLKKVSTSELDETRTNSSGTTSDVSQSGGLLNGGDLVAVTEPSTPAADVSGDSMAGDKSLSSNSSNKDVKDIFFDFDEYTLRDESKSKLQDNASLLKVKKVKKVVIEGHCDERGTNEYNLALGERRAQSTKRYLTALGINPSNISTISFGEEKLFCSEQNEDCWQKNRRAHFILQENGS; this is encoded by the coding sequence ATGATTACAAAAAAAATGTCTGTAGCCCTTCCGGTTATATTAGTGACAGCATTAATATTCACTAACGGCTGCCTGAAGAAGGTCTCCACGTCTGAGTTGGATGAGACAAGAACAAATTCTTCAGGAACGACTTCTGATGTCAGCCAGTCTGGTGGTTTGCTCAATGGGGGTGATTTAGTAGCGGTAACAGAGCCCTCAACACCTGCTGCTGATGTTTCCGGGGATAGCATGGCAGGAGACAAATCTTTATCATCGAATTCATCGAATAAGGATGTAAAAGACATATTTTTCGACTTCGACGAGTACACTCTTCGTGATGAATCAAAATCCAAGCTTCAGGATAATGCCTCTCTGTTAAAAGTCAAGAAGGTTAAGAAGGTAGTTATTGAAGGTCATTGTGATGAACGCGGCACAAATGAATACAATCTTGCACTTGGCGAGCGCCGGGCTCAGTCAACCAAACGTTACCTTACTGCATTAGGCATAAATCCATCCAATATTTCAACAATAAGTTTTGGTGAAGAGAAACTGTTTTGTTCTGAACAGAATGAAGATTGCTGGCAGAAGAACAGACGTGCCCACTTCATATTGCAGGAAAACGGCTCTTAA
- a CDS encoding ATP citrate lyase produces the protein MSIIADENTRVVIQGGPAGVNAARRMAEFSYLIKQPVCVKAFVFPPDAGKTADIPYGSETVTVPIFASVAEAVKKFPEINTSLVYIAPNRALASTLEALRNEKIKVVSMITEGVAEKDSKILSREAKKLGKVFNGPSSIGIFSAGKCRLGVVGGSYENLILSKLNRPGSIGVITKSGGLLNEIIWICSQFANGITTAVGIGGDAYPGTDYVSYLEMFENDPDTKAVVIVGEMGGNLEERAAEWYGAKKRRIKLLAVVSGFCQEVLPKGMKFGHAGAKEGTRGEGSARGKSDALKNAGAIVPQTYGALGPAIKKVYEDLLASGVITPVKETPADQIRKWPKPIEEAIKTGEVSVPPLFKSTICDDRGDEPMYNGYPASDLINKGYDIPHVIGLLWTKRLISPDEAELIRRILMLSADHGPCVSGALATILAACADIPMAQAVASGITMIGPRFGGAVTDAGRWFKYALENNMSVDEFLVYMKANVGPVPGIGHRVKSVNNPDKRVKELVSFAKSLGRKLPHLDFALEVEKITTGKKDNLILNVDGTIAVVLLDLGFPVESLNGFFILARTMGLIGHWIDQKQQAARLIRLHPYLARYATEPKREAPQADKPVEV, from the coding sequence ATGAGTATCATAGCCGATGAAAATACAAGGGTAGTTATACAGGGCGGGCCTGCCGGAGTCAATGCTGCGCGCCGTATGGCAGAGTTTTCCTATCTGATTAAACAACCGGTTTGCGTAAAGGCATTTGTATTTCCCCCTGATGCAGGAAAGACAGCGGACATACCATATGGAAGCGAAACCGTAACAGTACCTATATTTGCATCTGTAGCCGAGGCTGTAAAGAAATTTCCTGAAATTAATACAAGCCTCGTTTACATAGCCCCGAACAGGGCACTTGCAAGCACCCTGGAGGCATTAAGAAATGAAAAGATAAAGGTTGTCTCCATGATTACAGAGGGCGTTGCGGAGAAAGACTCCAAGATTCTATCAAGAGAGGCAAAGAAGCTCGGCAAGGTTTTTAACGGTCCATCATCTATAGGAATATTTTCAGCAGGCAAATGCCGGCTTGGAGTTGTAGGAGGCTCCTATGAAAATCTTATCCTTTCAAAGCTCAACAGGCCCGGTTCAATTGGAGTAATCACGAAATCAGGCGGTCTTTTAAATGAAATCATATGGATCTGCAGCCAGTTTGCAAATGGCATAACAACAGCGGTTGGAATCGGAGGTGACGCATATCCCGGCACCGATTATGTCTCATATCTTGAGATGTTTGAGAATGATCCGGATACAAAGGCAGTAGTCATAGTAGGTGAGATGGGCGGCAACCTTGAAGAACGTGCAGCAGAGTGGTATGGCGCAAAGAAGCGCAGGATCAAGCTGTTAGCGGTCGTATCAGGATTCTGTCAGGAAGTGCTTCCAAAGGGGATGAAGTTCGGTCATGCCGGCGCAAAAGAGGGAACCAGGGGAGAGGGAAGCGCCAGAGGCAAGTCTGACGCACTGAAGAATGCAGGTGCAATCGTCCCGCAGACATATGGCGCCCTCGGACCTGCAATAAAGAAGGTATATGAGGATCTACTTGCCAGTGGTGTGATAACCCCTGTCAAGGAAACCCCTGCAGATCAGATCCGCAAGTGGCCAAAGCCGATTGAAGAGGCAATTAAGACAGGCGAGGTTTCAGTACCGCCATTATTCAAATCAACCATCTGCGATGACCGCGGCGACGAGCCGATGTATAACGGTTATCCAGCATCAGATCTGATTAATAAGGGATATGACATCCCTCACGTTATAGGACTTCTCTGGACTAAACGTCTAATCTCCCCTGATGAGGCAGAGCTGATCAGGAGGATCCTTATGCTCTCAGCAGACCATGGACCGTGTGTAAGCGGGGCACTGGCAACCATCCTTGCTGCATGCGCTGACATCCCGATGGCACAGGCGGTTGCATCAGGTATTACGATGATAGGCCCGCGTTTCGGAGGTGCGGTAACCGATGCTGGGCGCTGGTTTAAGTATGCCCTTGAGAATAATATGAGTGTTGATGAGTTTCTTGTTTATATGAAGGCAAACGTGGGACCAGTACCTGGAATAGGCCACAGGGTTAAAAGCGTAAACAATCCTGACAAAAGGGTGAAAGAGCTTGTCAGTTTTGCAAAGAGTCTTGGGAGGAAACTCCCTCATCTCGATTTTGCCCTTGAGGTCGAGAAAATTACGACAGGCAAGAAAGACAACCTGATCCTGAACGTAGACGGGACTATTGCTGTAGTACTGTTAGACCTTGGTTTTCCTGTTGAAAGTCTGAACGGATTCTTCATCCTTGCCCGTACCATGGGCCTTATAGGGCATTGGATAGACCAGAAACAGCAGGCTGCACGTCTCATCCGTCTCCATCCATACCTTGCAAGGTATGCGACGGAGCCGAAGAGAGAAGCTCCACAGGCAGATAAACCGGTAGAAGTATAA
- a CDS encoding ATP citrate lyase, producing the protein MAKVLEGPGMDLLEKWGMKVPHHVVVTSLEQLDHLATANKWMHDGRLVAKAHEAIGSRMKLGLVKVDLDLKGALAATREILGHKVGTMTISQVIISEMVPHDVEYYLAVKSTREGADILMASFGGIEVESRWSEIKRTSVEVGDMPSIEQLEKLARDAGFKGDIVGKVAQFANKLFDCYEQEDGQYLEINPLSVTSNGELIALDMVTMLDADSRFRHPDWNFNFASEFGRPYTEDETAIMEIDSRIKGSVKFIEIPGGNIALLPAGGGASVYYADAIVAQGGKIANYAEYSGDPQDWAVEALTERVASLPGIEHIIVGGAIANFTNVKKTFAGIIAGFRNVRAKGKLKDVNIWVRRGGPFEKEGLEAMRALEQEGFKIHVYDRYTPLTDIVDYALQGKAK; encoded by the coding sequence ATGGCAAAGGTATTAGAAGGACCAGGCATGGATCTGTTGGAGAAATGGGGGATGAAGGTTCCACACCATGTAGTTGTTACGTCCCTCGAGCAGCTTGATCATCTGGCAACCGCAAATAAGTGGATGCATGATGGACGCCTGGTGGCAAAGGCCCATGAGGCAATCGGAAGCAGGATGAAATTGGGTCTGGTCAAGGTTGACCTTGACTTAAAAGGCGCTCTGGCGGCTACAAGAGAGATACTGGGTCATAAAGTAGGAACGATGACAATATCACAGGTGATCATCTCTGAGATGGTGCCTCATGATGTGGAATATTACCTTGCAGTGAAATCTACGAGGGAAGGCGCTGATATTCTGATGGCGAGCTTTGGCGGAATAGAAGTGGAATCAAGATGGAGTGAGATAAAGAGGACCAGCGTAGAGGTTGGAGATATGCCTTCGATTGAACAACTTGAAAAACTTGCCAGGGATGCAGGGTTCAAAGGAGACATCGTTGGTAAAGTGGCGCAGTTTGCAAATAAACTTTTTGACTGCTATGAACAGGAAGACGGCCAGTACCTTGAGATTAATCCTCTTTCAGTAACATCAAACGGAGAGCTTATAGCCCTTGATATGGTGACAATGCTTGATGCAGATTCACGCTTCAGGCATCCTGACTGGAACTTTAACTTTGCATCAGAATTCGGCCGCCCATATACAGAGGATGAGACAGCAATCATGGAAATAGATTCAAGGATAAAAGGTTCGGTTAAATTTATCGAGATACCAGGCGGAAATATTGCACTCCTGCCGGCTGGCGGCGGTGCAAGTGTATATTATGCGGATGCAATAGTTGCGCAGGGCGGCAAGATAGCAAACTATGCAGAGTACTCAGGCGACCCCCAGGACTGGGCAGTAGAGGCCCTCACTGAGAGAGTTGCTTCACTGCCGGGCATCGAACACATTATCGTCGGAGGCGCCATTGCTAATTTCACGAATGTCAAGAAAACCTTCGCAGGCATAATCGCAGGATTCAGGAATGTCAGGGCAAAAGGAAAGCTGAAGGATGTCAATATATGGGTGCGCCGCGGAGGACCGTTTGAAAAGGAAGGTCTTGAAGCCATGAGGGCGCTTGAACAGGAAGGATTCAAGATTCACGTTTATGACAGATACACGCCGCTAACAGACATTGTAGATTATGCTTTGCAGGGGAAGGCAAAATAG